Proteins found in one Arthrobacter sp. U41 genomic segment:
- a CDS encoding TM0106 family RecB-like putative nuclease, with protein MFFLEPEMPGSVQDLVFSASDLVIAASCEYQLLRKLDEKLGRSPKAVFDNDEMLQHAAVLGDLHEHKVLDGFVAEFGPWDPAARRGVYDVEPAQTMDRATLLAKHRESLDALRSGADVVFQAAFFDGQFHGRSDFLVRQADGSYAVFDTKLARHAKVSALLQLAAYGDQLLKAGITPAPAVTLVLGATVPLPGGGFDYVRSHHKLSEILPVFRERRDRFLALTSSHLAQPGTVQWGSPGLSACGRCDYCQEQVVATDDLLLVARMNSAQRKALHGRNIYTVKELAEARLPGANAALLRLRDQARMQSGTGASDGGVRYLNDGTEHTISYRVVPDNSLAELPPPSAGDIFFDFEGDPLWQESTTGVWGLEYLFGVIEAPTGPGDPGVFRPFWAHSRDAEKQAFLDFLDYVEKRRQDYPDMHVYHYAAYEKTALRKLSVLHVAGEDIVDQWLREGLLVDLYQTVRNSIRISENSYSIKKLEPLYMGTNLRTGDVKDAGASVVAYAHYCDARDDERHEEAARILAGISDYNEYDCLSTLKLRNWLLGLARERGIEPGGEGGASPAASTATSAAAARDVRGRAVAGGGRADTAPSSADLDPLEVALAGLAGAGVGLSEDDRKAVSMLAAAVSYHRRERKAFWWAHFDRCENGPDTHHQQDRNVFLVEDAEVLEDWWKDGAKLPERKVKLIGTVSPGSDLREGSTWFRMYEPPLPAGLEGAGINGTGRSGWFGTEVLELGHEDGRDTVIIRDKLRKGIEPYRQVPVALTEDQPIQTKSLEDALAALASAVTAGLQTSPSRFPRHPALDIIRRVPPRFVSGGQLPAPGEGPDRFIDAITEAVGALDHSYLAVQGPPGTGKTHVGSHVIARLVARGWKIGVVGQSHAVVENLLTTAVTKAGVDPALVAKDVKHAEPLPWGQRSAKDVARLLGSAGGALIGGTAWTMTGATVPAGSLDLLVVDEAGQFSLANTLAVAQASSRLLLLGDPQQLPQVSQGTHPEPVDESALGWVSAGHATLPPELGYFLADSWRMTTELCRAVSELSYEGKLRSAPAADVRRLEGVPAGIETVMVEHSSNVTSSTEEAAEVVRQVRRHLGLAWHSEQVTRPLGAADILVVAAYNAQVNVIRDALDGANLPGVRVGTVDKFQGQEAAVVIVSMACSAVAEAPRGMEFLLSRNRINVAVSRGQWRAVVVRAPELTNYLPAHPEGLEQLGGFIGLCQRSVPAAR; from the coding sequence GTGTTTTTTCTTGAACCGGAAATGCCGGGTTCCGTGCAGGATCTGGTTTTCTCCGCGAGCGACCTCGTGATCGCGGCCAGTTGTGAGTACCAGCTGCTCCGGAAGCTCGACGAGAAGCTGGGCCGGTCCCCCAAGGCTGTCTTCGACAACGACGAGATGCTCCAGCATGCGGCCGTGCTGGGAGACCTGCACGAACACAAGGTCCTCGACGGTTTCGTCGCGGAGTTCGGGCCCTGGGATCCGGCCGCCCGACGCGGCGTGTACGACGTCGAACCGGCCCAAACCATGGACCGTGCCACCCTGCTGGCCAAACACCGGGAATCCCTCGACGCGCTGCGCTCCGGCGCCGACGTGGTGTTCCAGGCCGCCTTCTTCGACGGCCAGTTCCACGGACGCTCCGACTTCCTGGTCCGGCAGGCCGACGGCAGCTACGCGGTGTTCGACACCAAACTGGCCCGCCACGCAAAGGTGAGCGCGCTGCTCCAGCTGGCCGCCTACGGCGATCAGCTGCTGAAAGCCGGGATCACACCAGCCCCGGCCGTGACCCTGGTCCTCGGCGCCACGGTCCCGCTCCCGGGTGGAGGCTTCGACTACGTCCGCAGCCACCACAAACTCTCGGAGATCCTGCCGGTCTTCCGTGAGCGGCGGGACCGGTTCCTGGCGCTGACCTCCTCCCATCTGGCACAGCCCGGCACCGTGCAGTGGGGTTCGCCCGGGCTCAGCGCCTGTGGCCGCTGCGACTACTGCCAGGAGCAGGTCGTGGCCACCGATGATCTGCTGCTCGTGGCGCGGATGAATTCGGCCCAGCGCAAAGCACTCCATGGACGGAACATTTATACGGTCAAGGAACTCGCGGAAGCCCGGCTGCCCGGCGCGAACGCGGCACTGCTGCGCCTCCGGGACCAGGCCCGGATGCAGAGCGGGACCGGCGCTTCCGACGGCGGCGTCCGGTACCTCAATGACGGAACCGAACACACCATCAGCTACCGGGTGGTCCCGGACAATTCCCTGGCGGAGCTGCCCCCGCCCAGCGCCGGCGACATCTTCTTCGACTTCGAGGGCGATCCGCTGTGGCAGGAAAGCACCACCGGAGTCTGGGGACTGGAGTACCTGTTCGGCGTCATCGAGGCACCGACGGGCCCCGGCGACCCGGGGGTGTTCCGGCCGTTCTGGGCGCACAGCCGGGACGCCGAGAAACAGGCCTTCCTCGATTTCCTCGACTACGTGGAAAAACGCCGGCAGGACTACCCGGACATGCACGTCTACCACTACGCCGCTTACGAGAAGACGGCGCTCCGGAAGCTCTCCGTGTTGCACGTCGCCGGTGAAGACATCGTCGACCAGTGGCTGCGCGAAGGGCTCCTGGTGGACCTCTACCAGACCGTCCGGAACAGCATCCGGATCTCTGAGAACTCCTACAGCATCAAGAAACTCGAACCGCTCTACATGGGGACGAATCTTCGCACCGGGGATGTCAAAGACGCCGGCGCCTCCGTGGTCGCCTACGCCCACTACTGCGATGCGCGCGACGACGAGCGGCACGAGGAAGCGGCCCGCATCCTCGCCGGGATTTCCGACTACAACGAATACGACTGCCTCTCCACGCTGAAGCTGCGGAACTGGCTCCTGGGCCTGGCCCGGGAGCGCGGCATCGAACCGGGGGGCGAGGGCGGCGCTTCCCCAGCCGCGTCCACGGCAACGTCCGCAGCCGCGGCCAGGGACGTCCGCGGCAGGGCGGTTGCCGGCGGCGGCAGGGCGGACACAGCGCCAAGCTCCGCTGACCTGGACCCGCTGGAGGTGGCGCTGGCCGGGCTGGCGGGTGCCGGCGTCGGGCTGTCAGAGGATGACCGGAAGGCAGTTTCGATGCTGGCGGCGGCGGTCAGCTACCACCGCCGGGAGCGCAAGGCCTTCTGGTGGGCGCATTTCGACCGCTGCGAGAACGGCCCCGACACCCATCACCAGCAGGACCGCAACGTTTTCCTCGTCGAGGACGCGGAGGTACTTGAGGACTGGTGGAAGGACGGAGCCAAGCTCCCGGAGCGGAAGGTCAAGCTGATCGGCACGGTCAGTCCGGGCTCCGATCTCCGCGAGGGCAGCACGTGGTTCCGCATGTATGAGCCGCCGCTGCCGGCCGGGCTGGAGGGCGCGGGGATCAACGGGACCGGACGCAGCGGGTGGTTCGGGACCGAGGTTCTGGAGCTGGGCCACGAGGACGGCAGGGACACCGTCATCATCCGCGACAAACTCCGCAAGGGCATCGAACCCTACCGCCAGGTCCCCGTTGCGCTGACCGAAGACCAACCCATCCAGACCAAGAGCCTCGAGGACGCGCTGGCGGCGCTGGCCTCCGCCGTCACTGCGGGTTTGCAGACCAGCCCGTCCCGGTTCCCTCGCCATCCGGCGCTCGATATCATCCGCCGGGTTCCGCCACGGTTTGTCTCCGGGGGGCAACTGCCCGCGCCCGGGGAGGGCCCCGACCGGTTCATTGACGCGATCACCGAGGCCGTCGGAGCCCTGGACCACTCCTACCTGGCAGTCCAGGGGCCGCCCGGGACCGGCAAAACCCACGTGGGATCGCATGTCATCGCCCGACTGGTTGCCCGGGGCTGGAAGATCGGCGTTGTCGGCCAGTCCCATGCCGTGGTGGAGAACCTGCTGACGACGGCCGTAACCAAGGCCGGCGTCGATCCGGCCCTGGTCGCCAAGGACGTGAAACACGCCGAACCCCTCCCCTGGGGGCAGCGCTCGGCGAAGGACGTGGCGCGCCTGCTCGGCTCGGCCGGCGGGGCGCTCATCGGCGGGACGGCGTGGACCATGACGGGGGCCACCGTCCCGGCCGGATCGCTGGACCTGCTGGTGGTCGACGAGGCCGGCCAGTTCTCCCTGGCCAACACCCTCGCCGTGGCGCAGGCCAGCAGCCGGCTGCTGCTGCTCGGTGATCCCCAGCAGTTGCCGCAGGTCAGCCAGGGCACCCACCCCGAACCTGTGGATGAGTCAGCTTTGGGCTGGGTTTCCGCCGGTCATGCCACGCTTCCGCCGGAGCTTGGCTATTTCCTGGCCGATTCCTGGCGGATGACCACAGAGCTGTGCCGGGCCGTCTCCGAGCTGTCCTATGAGGGCAAGCTGCGCTCGGCTCCGGCTGCGGACGTCCGGAGGCTCGAGGGAGTCCCCGCCGGGATCGAGACCGTCATGGTGGAGCACAGCAGCAACGTCACGTCCTCGACCGAGGAAGCCGCCGAAGTCGTCCGACAGGTGCGGCGCCATCTGGGGCTGGCCTGGCATTCGGAGCAGGTCACCCGGCCGCTCGGTGCAGCCGACATTCTCGTGGTGGCAGCCTACAACGCCCAGGTCAACGTGATCCGTGATGCCCTGGACGGGGCGAACCTCCCCGGTGTCCGGGTGGGAACCGTGGACAAGTTCCAGGGCCAGGAAGCCGCCGTGGTGATCGTGTCCATGGCCTGTTCGGCGGTGGCCGAGGCGCCGCGCGGCATGGAATTCCTGCTCTCACGCAACCGGATCAACGTGGCGGTCTCGCGCGGCCAGTGGCGCGCCGTCGTGGTCCGCGCACCCGAGCTGACCAACTACCTTCCCGCGCATCCCGAGGGCCTGGAGCAGCTGGGCGGATTCATCGGCCTCTGCCAGCGCTCGGTGCCTGCCGCCCGGTAG
- a CDS encoding SOUL family heme-binding protein, with the protein MTEQQPFELVQRYQGFELRRYPAHVVAEVQVNATFDRAGNAAFRHLFNYISGSNSARQSVAMTAPVVQQPGPSQKLAMTAPVLQSGSLTRGGDTADFTVAFVLPAGMTAETAPVPTNPDVRIRTVPGSLAAALGFSGGGSESAFRKRNQELQAALTTAGLTAVGPPRFARFDPPFKPWFLRRNEVLQDLVQLRPDSGATG; encoded by the coding sequence ATGACCGAACAGCAACCTTTCGAACTGGTCCAGCGCTACCAGGGTTTCGAGTTGCGCCGCTATCCCGCGCACGTGGTGGCCGAGGTGCAGGTCAACGCGACATTCGACCGGGCCGGTAACGCGGCTTTCCGGCACCTCTTCAACTACATCAGTGGCAGCAACTCCGCCCGGCAATCGGTGGCGATGACCGCCCCGGTGGTGCAGCAGCCCGGCCCGTCCCAGAAGCTGGCCATGACGGCCCCGGTTCTGCAGAGCGGATCCCTGACCAGGGGAGGGGACACCGCGGACTTCACCGTTGCCTTTGTCCTGCCGGCGGGAATGACCGCGGAGACCGCCCCGGTCCCGACGAATCCGGACGTCAGGATCCGGACCGTGCCGGGCTCCCTTGCCGCCGCCCTTGGCTTCTCCGGCGGCGGATCGGAGAGCGCCTTCAGGAAACGGAACCAGGAACTGCAGGCCGCTCTGACCACCGCCGGGCTGACCGCCGTCGGGCCCCCACGGTTCGCCCGTTTTGATCCGCCCTTCAAACCGTGGTTCCTGCGCCGCAACGAAGTCCTCCAGGACCTCGTGCAGCTCCGCCCCGATTCCGGCGCCACCGGCTAA
- a CDS encoding Tex family protein: protein MKTPGPHTQESGIAAQIAAELGVQAWQVKAAVDLLDAGSTVPFIARYRKEATGTLDDTQLRELEERLRYLRELEDRRRTILEAIAAQGALTPELQAAVVGADTKSRLEDIYLPFKTKRRTKAQIAREAGLEPLADALLKRPELDPDREAARYLNADHAIDDAAAALAGARSILVERVAQDADLAATLRERLWTQGRMVSRVKKGKDAEGQKFKDYFEFSQQPSGMPSHRVLALLRGEKDGVLELDLAEAEPNDDAALAAARGRYEAAVARFLGVADRGRPADAWLLQTAQLAWRSRVLARLTADLRSRMFAAAEDEAVRVFAANLRDVLLAAPAGNRATLGLDPGLRTGVKVAVVDGTGKVVATDTIYPHATARKWDEALRTLVDLARKHDVELVAIGNGTASRETDKLAAELLKQLAASGADASKAGADAAKAGAKPQKIVVSEAGASVYSASALAAAELPGMDVSLRGAVSIARRLQDPLAELVKIEPKSIGVGQYQHDVTAAKLDRSLDAVVEDCVNAVGVDVNTASPALLSRVAGVGPLLSENIVAYRNEHGPFHKRSELKKVPRLGAKAFEQCAGFLRITGGAEPLDASSVHPEAYPVARKIKAAAGGQGPAAGSFATLNPQDFVDGSFGLPTVQDIIAELEKPGRDPRPAFAAATFSEGIEKISDLRPGMVLEGTVTNVAAFGAFVDVGVHQDGLVHVSALANRFVSDPREVVKSGQVVRVKVLEADPERKRISLTLRLDDEPAAPDEPAAPGGRAAPGGRAEPRPDRPARQAPSQQPSKKPAPDRRTPARQPQKPTPAAAPANTAMAEALRKAGLGR, encoded by the coding sequence GTGAAAACCCCGGGTCCGCACACGCAGGAGTCCGGCATCGCCGCCCAGATCGCCGCCGAGCTCGGCGTGCAGGCCTGGCAGGTGAAAGCGGCCGTGGACCTGCTCGACGCCGGGTCCACCGTGCCGTTCATCGCCCGGTACCGCAAGGAGGCCACCGGGACGCTGGACGACACCCAGCTCCGCGAACTGGAGGAGCGGCTGCGCTACCTCCGCGAGCTGGAGGACCGCCGCCGGACCATCCTGGAGGCGATCGCCGCACAAGGTGCACTGACCCCGGAACTGCAGGCCGCCGTCGTCGGCGCCGACACGAAGTCCCGGCTGGAGGACATCTACCTGCCGTTCAAGACCAAGCGGCGGACCAAGGCGCAGATCGCCCGCGAGGCCGGGCTGGAGCCGCTTGCCGACGCCCTGCTGAAGCGGCCCGAGCTGGATCCGGACCGCGAAGCCGCCAGGTACCTCAACGCCGATCACGCCATTGACGATGCCGCCGCGGCGCTCGCCGGCGCCCGTTCGATCCTGGTGGAACGCGTCGCCCAGGACGCCGACCTGGCCGCGACGCTGCGGGAGCGGCTCTGGACCCAAGGCCGGATGGTCTCCCGGGTGAAGAAGGGCAAAGACGCCGAGGGGCAGAAGTTCAAGGACTATTTCGAGTTCTCCCAGCAACCGTCCGGGATGCCCTCGCACCGCGTGCTGGCGCTGCTGCGCGGCGAAAAAGACGGGGTGCTGGAGCTGGATCTCGCCGAGGCTGAACCGAACGACGACGCCGCCCTGGCCGCCGCGCGGGGCCGGTACGAAGCCGCCGTGGCCCGGTTCCTCGGGGTCGCCGACCGCGGCCGGCCCGCCGACGCGTGGCTGCTGCAGACCGCCCAGCTCGCCTGGCGCTCGCGGGTGCTGGCGCGGCTCACGGCCGACCTGCGCAGTCGGATGTTCGCTGCCGCCGAGGACGAGGCCGTCCGGGTCTTCGCGGCCAACCTCCGGGACGTGCTCCTCGCGGCGCCGGCCGGGAACCGCGCCACCCTTGGCCTGGACCCGGGACTGCGCACCGGAGTGAAGGTCGCGGTGGTGGACGGCACCGGCAAGGTGGTTGCGACCGACACGATCTACCCGCACGCGACGGCCCGGAAATGGGACGAGGCGCTGCGGACCCTGGTGGACCTGGCGCGCAAGCACGATGTCGAGCTCGTCGCCATCGGCAACGGCACCGCCTCACGCGAGACCGACAAACTCGCCGCGGAGCTGCTCAAGCAGCTCGCGGCATCCGGCGCCGACGCTTCGAAAGCCGGTGCCGACGCTGCGAAAGCCGGCGCCAAACCGCAGAAGATCGTGGTCTCCGAGGCCGGGGCCTCGGTGTATTCGGCCTCGGCGCTGGCCGCCGCGGAACTGCCCGGCATGGATGTGTCCCTGCGCGGGGCCGTGTCCATCGCGCGGCGGCTGCAGGACCCGCTCGCGGAGCTGGTCAAGATCGAACCGAAGTCGATCGGCGTCGGGCAGTACCAGCACGACGTCACCGCGGCCAAACTGGACCGCAGTCTCGATGCCGTCGTCGAGGACTGTGTGAATGCCGTCGGTGTCGACGTCAACACCGCCTCCCCGGCGCTGCTGAGCCGCGTCGCCGGCGTCGGGCCGCTGCTGAGTGAGAACATCGTCGCGTACCGGAATGAGCACGGCCCGTTCCACAAACGCAGCGAGCTGAAAAAGGTGCCGCGGCTCGGTGCCAAGGCGTTCGAACAGTGCGCCGGCTTCCTGCGGATCACCGGGGGAGCGGAACCGCTGGACGCCTCCAGCGTGCACCCGGAGGCGTACCCGGTGGCGCGGAAGATCAAAGCCGCCGCCGGCGGGCAGGGACCGGCCGCGGGGAGCTTTGCCACCTTGAATCCGCAGGACTTCGTCGACGGCTCCTTCGGCCTGCCCACCGTGCAGGACATCATCGCCGAGCTTGAGAAGCCCGGCCGTGACCCGCGTCCGGCCTTTGCCGCGGCGACGTTCTCGGAGGGCATCGAGAAGATCTCGGACCTCAGACCCGGGATGGTGCTGGAAGGGACCGTCACCAACGTCGCGGCGTTCGGCGCGTTTGTCGACGTCGGGGTCCACCAGGATGGCCTGGTGCACGTCTCCGCGCTGGCCAACCGCTTCGTCTCCGATCCGCGTGAAGTGGTCAAATCCGGCCAGGTGGTGCGGGTCAAGGTGCTGGAGGCCGATCCGGAACGGAAGCGGATCTCGCTGACGCTGCGGCTCGACGACGAACCCGCCGCGCCCGACGAACCCGCCGCGCCCGGCGGACGGGCCGCCCCCGGCGGCCGTGCGGAGCCGCGGCCGGACCGTCCGGCCCGCCAGGCGCCCTCGCAGCAGCCCTCAAAAAAGCCCGCACCCGACCGGCGGACGCCCGCCCGGCAGCCGCAGAAGCCGACGCCGGCCGCCGCACCAGCCAACACGGCGATGGCGGAGGCGCTGCGGAAAGCCGGACTCGGACGGTAG